The Candidatus Obscuribacterales bacterium genome contains the following window.
CATTATTTCCATGACGTTAACGGGTCAACAAATTCCAAATGTTAGCCTACCGATGGGTGGAGAAGCCAGTGAAGCCACTGAGGCAAGTCCGGATGCTGAACCCTTGGTGATTGGCTTAACCAATCAAGGGCAACTGATAATTGATTCACAACCGGTTTCATCGTCAGAAATGACCCAACTTGCGCAAACCTATCTCGCTCAATACCCAGAGGGGACAGTCATTCTCAAAGCAGATGAGTCTTTACCCTATCGTGATGTTCTTGTCGTGCTGCGATCGCTTCGAGATATTGGGGGCGATCGGGTTGGGATGGCAACTCAGGCTCCGTAAAACGACGTATGCGCAAAGGCTCCTTCGTTGGCGTTAAATCACATAATGTTTCAATTGATTTTGGACACGTCAACCATTGAAAAGCCAAGAATTATGATTTCAAATACCAC
Protein-coding sequences here:
- a CDS encoding biopolymer transporter ExbD → MRSRRTRPQGLPEVNLVPMLDVLMTVLTFFIIISMTLTGQQIPNVSLPMGGEASEATEASPDAEPLVIGLTNQGQLIIDSQPVSSSEMTQLAQTYLAQYPEGTVILKADESLPYRDVLVVLRSLRDIGGDRVGMATQAP